A single Halarcobacter anaerophilus DNA region contains:
- the mltB gene encoding lytic murein transglycosylase B — MYRKIFSIVILFFLPTLLFSENKNYYKNKEVKKFIKTLEKEHGFNKENLKKLFSKVEIQKSALKQYQPSKKRVKKVKKTERKAGSWDRYEKMFLSAKRVKKGVLFMKKYKKSLNKAYKIYGVLPEYITAIIGIETFYGKNTGRYPVFDTLTTLAFEKNRRNRFFKNELKEFLILSKKNKENPKAVFGSYAGAIGLAQFMPSNFKKLAVDFDNDGVIDLNNVVDAIGSVANYFKKAGWSKHIPVATRVSYIGKRFNRLKTGYQYKYKRSHLNGIKPKSGKFYYAKKVHLIKLDRKKYDELWYGTKNFYVITRYNRSNYYAMAIHKLAEKIKKRYKRLII, encoded by the coding sequence ATGTATAGAAAAATTTTCAGCATAGTTATACTCTTTTTTCTGCCGACACTTCTTTTTTCAGAAAATAAAAATTATTATAAAAATAAAGAGGTGAAAAAATTTATTAAAACTCTTGAAAAAGAGCATGGTTTTAATAAAGAGAATTTAAAAAAATTATTCTCAAAAGTAGAGATTCAAAAAAGTGCGTTAAAACAGTATCAACCTTCGAAAAAAAGAGTAAAAAAAGTAAAAAAAACAGAACGAAAAGCAGGCAGCTGGGATAGATATGAAAAAATGTTTTTATCTGCAAAAAGAGTAAAAAAAGGGGTTCTTTTTATGAAAAAATATAAAAAGAGTTTAAATAAAGCCTATAAAATTTACGGAGTTTTACCCGAATATATAACAGCAATCATAGGAATAGAAACTTTTTACGGGAAAAATACGGGAAGATATCCTGTTTTTGATACTCTAACGACTCTAGCTTTTGAAAAGAATAGAAGAAACCGTTTTTTTAAAAATGAGTTAAAAGAGTTTTTGATTCTTTCTAAAAAGAACAAAGAGAATCCAAAAGCAGTATTCGGCTCTTATGCAGGAGCAATCGGGTTAGCCCAATTTATGCCGAGCAATTTTAAAAAGCTTGCCGTTGATTTTGACAATGACGGGGTAATTGATTTAAATAATGTAGTTGATGCTATAGGAAGCGTAGCAAACTATTTTAAAAAAGCGGGTTGGAGCAAACATATACCTGTTGCAACAAGAGTCAGTTATATAGGAAAAAGATTTAATCGTTTAAAAACGGGTTATCAATATAAGTATAAACGTTCTCATCTTAATGGAATAAAACCTAAATCCGGAAAGTTTTATTATGCAAAAAAAGTTCATTTGATTAAACTAGACAGAAAAAAGTATGATGAACTTTGGTACGGAACAAAAAACTTTTACGTAATAACAAGATACAATAGAAGCAACTATTATGCCATGGCTATACATAAATTGGCGGAAAAAATAAAAAAGAGGTATAAAAGATTGATAATATAG
- a CDS encoding disulfide bond formation protein B, with protein sequence MHKKEYISKIIFYCFIISAIASLGSLFFSEFMNFIPCTMCWYQRIFMYPLAILFFVNLLNYDENIFKYAVTLAFLGFLFSLYHNLLMWGIISEDIVPCKHGVPCSTEYFEYLGFINIPFLSLSAFSLILFLLLLGQNRAKKF encoded by the coding sequence ATGCATAAAAAAGAGTATATTTCAAAAATAATTTTTTATTGTTTTATTATTTCGGCTATTGCTTCTTTGGGTTCCCTTTTTTTTAGTGAATTTATGAACTTTATCCCTTGTACAATGTGCTGGTATCAAAGAATTTTTATGTATCCTTTGGCAATACTGTTTTTTGTAAATCTCTTAAATTATGATGAAAATATTTTTAAGTATGCAGTTACTTTGGCTTTCTTGGGTTTTCTTTTCTCTTTATATCATAATCTTTTGATGTGGGGAATAATCAGTGAAGATATTGTCCCTTGTAAACATGGAGTTCCTTGTTCTACAGAATATTTTGAGTATTTAGGTTTTATAAATATCCCTTTTTTATCTTTAAGTGCTTTTAGTTTAATTCTTTTTTTATTACTTCTTGGTCAAAATAGGGCAAAAAAATTTTAA
- a CDS encoding TlpA family protein disulfide reductase, whose protein sequence is MKKSLFLFSIVAVFLFGGCNSEDEAKAVSNNNNASFEKLKALSNKTYNLKTFEGKTLPIKVENDILSSKEYKDKIVLINFWATWCPPCIKEIPVFNELYEKYSDKFVIVGVLFEKDKDPKELEAFIEKYNIKFPITVGDENFRMAKAFNDVRKVPESYLYSKEGKYVKDYIGEVDKEDLENYLKSN, encoded by the coding sequence ATGAAAAAATCTCTGTTTCTATTTAGTATTGTTGCAGTTTTTCTTTTTGGAGGATGTAATAGTGAAGATGAAGCAAAAGCCGTATCAAACAACAATAATGCAAGTTTTGAAAAATTAAAAGCTTTAAGTAATAAAACATATAATCTAAAGACTTTTGAGGGCAAAACACTTCCTATAAAAGTTGAAAACGATATCTTAAGTTCAAAAGAGTATAAAGATAAAATCGTATTAATAAATTTTTGGGCAACTTGGTGTCCTCCTTGTATAAAAGAGATTCCTGTCTTTAATGAACTTTATGAAAAATATTCCGATAAATTTGTTATTGTAGGAGTACTTTTTGAAAAAGACAAAGATCCAAAAGAGTTAGAAGCTTTTATAGAAAAATATAATATAAAATTTCCTATAACAGTAGGAGATGAAAACTTTAGAATGGCAAAAGCCTTTAATGATGTTAGAAAAGTTCCCGAATCTTATTTGTACTCTAAAGAGGGAAAATACGTAAAAGATTATATCGGTGAAGTAGATAAAGAGGATTTGGAAAACTATTTAAAAAGCAATTAG
- a CDS encoding ferritin-like domain-containing protein, with amino-acid sequence MNVYEYAMKVEKEGESYYRQMAEKAENSGLKRIFTMLADEEVKHYNIFRNMMKNEDMDLDKLDLITDTETIFKTLNEERDNVNLDSEHIQYYKEAIDREDNSFDFYASKAKELENKKEKEIFLQIANEEKKHKRVLEEIVLYLEEPASWVACAEF; translated from the coding sequence ATGAATGTTTATGAGTATGCTATGAAAGTAGAAAAAGAGGGAGAATCTTATTATAGACAAATGGCTGAAAAAGCTGAAAACTCAGGTTTAAAACGAATTTTTACTATGCTAGCCGATGAAGAGGTAAAACACTACAATATTTTTAGAAATATGATGAAAAATGAAGATATGGATTTAGACAAATTAGATTTAATTACAGATACGGAAACTATTTTTAAAACGCTAAATGAAGAGAGAGACAATGTTAATTTAGACTCTGAACATATTCAATATTATAAAGAGGCAATAGACAGAGAAGATAACTCTTTTGATTTTTATGCTTCAAAAGCCAAAGAGTTGGAAAATAAAAAAGAGAAAGAGATATTTTTGCAAATTGCAAATGAAGAGAAAAAACATAAAAGAGTTTTAGAAGAAATTGTATTATATCTTGAAGAGCCTGCTAGTTGGGTAGCCTGTGCCGAATTTTAA
- a CDS encoding pyridoxal phosphate-dependent aminotransferase, whose protein sequence is MRYEKMSSFIVMDIVREALKYEDTIHFEIGQPDLNPTPKVKQRLAKALDDDKFSYTESLGLLQLREKIVEHYKKEYKVDIKPSQILLTPGTSGAFLVAYTLTLKHKGKLGLSDPSYPCYKNFAHMLDIDPVFMNIDKSCNYQLNIEHLKKNKIDALQISSPSNPTGNIYEDNNLKELIEYCDKNRIAFISDELYHGLVYEKKASTALQFSSNVIVINGFSKYYCMPGLRLGWMIVPEKLSREAEIIAQNIFISAPTLSQYAALEAFDYEYLESIKEIFKKRRDYLFKELNEIFSVDAKPEGAFYLWVDVSKYTNDSFSFAKELLENIHIATTPGIDFGSNKTNKYLRFAYTRDIEHMKEGIKRLKEYLQSR, encoded by the coding sequence ATGCGATATGAAAAGATGAGTTCTTTTATTGTAATGGATATAGTAAGAGAAGCTCTAAAATATGAAGATACTATACATTTTGAAATAGGTCAGCCTGACTTAAACCCCACACCCAAAGTGAAACAAAGACTTGCAAAAGCTTTAGATGATGATAAATTCTCTTATACTGAAAGTTTAGGTCTTTTGCAGCTAAGAGAAAAGATTGTTGAACACTATAAAAAAGAGTATAAAGTAGATATAAAGCCTTCCCAAATCTTATTAACTCCCGGAACCTCAGGCGCTTTTTTAGTAGCTTATACGCTTACTTTAAAACATAAAGGAAAACTTGGACTTAGTGATCCTTCATACCCTTGTTATAAAAATTTTGCGCATATGCTTGATATTGATCCGGTTTTTATGAATATTGATAAATCTTGTAATTATCAACTAAATATAGAACATCTTAAAAAAAATAAAATAGATGCTTTACAAATCTCTTCTCCTTCAAATCCTACAGGAAATATATATGAAGATAATAATTTAAAAGAGCTGATTGAATATTGTGATAAAAACCGTATTGCTTTTATTTCAGATGAGCTTTACCACGGTTTGGTTTATGAGAAAAAAGCAAGTACGGCTTTACAGTTTAGCAGTAATGTAATAGTAATAAACGGTTTTTCAAAATATTACTGTATGCCAGGACTTAGACTTGGTTGGATGATTGTTCCTGAAAAGTTAAGCAGGGAGGCTGAAATTATTGCACAGAATATTTTTATATCAGCTCCTACACTTTCTCAATACGCTGCTTTAGAGGCTTTTGATTATGAATATTTAGAATCAATCAAAGAGATATTTAAAAAAAGAAGAGATTATTTGTTTAAAGAGTTAAATGAGATATTTAGTGTAGATGCAAAACCTGAGGGTGCTTTTTATTTATGGGTTGACGTATCTAAATATACCAACGACAGTTTTTCTTTTGCAAAAGAACTTTTAGAAAATATTCATATAGCAACAACTCCGGGAATCGATTTTGGGAGCAATAAGACAAATAAATATTTAAGATTTGCCTATACACGAGATATTGAACATATGAAAGAGGGAATAAAAAGATTAAAAGAGTATCTACAAAGTAGATAA
- a CDS encoding HAD family hydrolase — protein MKNFILFDNDGVLVETEKWYFEANVKALSQLNIKLYEDVYQEIMARGGTAWEVAQKQGIEEHIIDKQREKRDIYYQEFLKTKDITISGVKETLKELSKKYKMAIITTSRRVDFDLIHKNRGIVDFMDFTLCVEEYKRAKPYPDPYLAGLKKFNAKKEHTIVVEDSQRGLSSAFAAKIDCAIVKNEFTKTHDFSKAKYFIENIKDLKELLSTL, from the coding sequence TTGAAAAATTTTATTCTTTTTGATAATGACGGAGTATTAGTAGAGACTGAAAAATGGTATTTTGAAGCAAATGTAAAAGCTTTATCTCAATTAAATATAAAACTGTATGAAGATGTTTATCAAGAAATTATGGCAAGAGGCGGAACAGCTTGGGAAGTAGCCCAAAAGCAAGGAATTGAAGAACATATAATCGATAAACAAAGAGAAAAAAGAGATATATACTATCAAGAGTTTTTAAAAACAAAAGATATAACAATTTCAGGTGTAAAAGAGACTCTAAAAGAACTTAGTAAAAAATATAAAATGGCAATTATCACAACTTCAAGACGGGTGGATTTTGATTTAATTCACAAAAATAGAGGAATAGTAGATTTTATGGATTTCACTTTATGTGTAGAAGAGTACAAAAGAGCCAAACCTTATCCCGATCCCTATCTTGCAGGTCTTAAAAAGTTTAACGCAAAAAAAGAACATACTATAGTAGTTGAAGACTCTCAACGAGGTTTAAGCTCTGCATTTGCTGCCAAAATAGATTGTGCTATTGTAAAAAATGAGTTTACTAAAACACATGACTTTTCAAAAGCAAAATATTTTATAGAGAATATTAAAGATTTAAAAGAGTTATTATCTACTTTGTAG
- a CDS encoding ModE family transcriptional regulator gives MKKLDDTQMDLLMTNLDEDGKLSCLKAFKVARLIGVKPKEMDAITKSLNIKITNCELGVFGKLRFTDLDDNIYNKLSENFNQNKKVECEVAWHAAREKGASLKKVGSTINNSDIKVTHCQLGCFYDEEYEKYDDA, from the coding sequence ATGAAAAAGCTTGATGATACTCAAATGGATTTACTAATGACTAACTTAGATGAAGATGGGAAACTATCTTGTCTTAAAGCATTTAAAGTTGCAAGGTTAATTGGTGTAAAACCTAAAGAGATGGATGCTATTACAAAATCATTAAATATAAAAATTACTAATTGTGAATTGGGTGTTTTCGGGAAATTACGATTCACTGATTTAGATGATAATATTTATAACAAACTCTCTGAAAACTTTAATCAAAACAAAAAAGTAGAATGTGAAGTAGCTTGGCACGCAGCTAGAGAAAAAGGTGCAAGCTTGAAAAAAGTCGGTTCTACTATTAATAATTCAGATATAAAAGTAACCCACTGCCAGTTAGGTTGTTTTTATGATGAAGAGTATGAAAAATACGATGACGCCTAA
- a CDS encoding LOG family protein, which produces MNIAIYCGTSFGDNPIYKEKAINLIDYLSKKDVSIVYGGSKSGLMGLISNEAMSLNMKVYGVITYTLATQEIENTNITKLEKVATIRERKERMEELADAFIALPGGFGTLEEVSEIFTAIQVGTTNKPCALFNINGYFDKLIDYLKFCKDEGFLLQEHLDSLIVSDDINYIYKKLKNHQAPKSKWEILSAS; this is translated from the coding sequence ATGAATATTGCGATATATTGTGGGACATCTTTCGGAGATAATCCGATTTATAAAGAAAAAGCTATAAATTTAATAGACTACTTAAGTAAAAAAGATGTTTCAATTGTTTACGGAGGGAGTAAATCAGGACTTATGGGCTTGATTTCAAATGAAGCCATGAGTTTGAATATGAAGGTATACGGTGTTATTACATATACTCTTGCAACACAAGAGATAGAAAATACCAATATCACAAAACTTGAAAAAGTTGCTACAATTAGAGAGAGAAAAGAGAGAATGGAAGAGTTAGCAGATGCGTTTATTGCCCTTCCTGGAGGTTTCGGTACATTAGAAGAAGTTTCAGAGATTTTTACTGCAATACAAGTAGGAACTACAAACAAACCTTGTGCTTTATTCAATATCAACGGATATTTCGATAAATTAATAGATTATCTTAAGTTTTGTAAAGATGAGGGATTTTTGCTGCAAGAACATTTAGACTCTCTTATTGTAAGTGATGATATCAATTATATTTATAAAAAATTAAAAAATCATCAAGCTCCAAAAAGCAAATGGGAGATTTTATCTGCAAGTTAA
- a CDS encoding efflux RND transporter permease subunit: MKSFFDNIILKHPIRILIALFLGVSILAFYATKLEIDASSETLLLDDDKDLKFYREVHQRYHSPDFLLVTFKPEEDLLSKKSLKTIKDISNEFEKLDRVTNVTSILTVPLLESPLQELTKLLDGVRTLENSEVDKTLVKKEFLSSELYKNSLVSPDFKTTSIVVNLKDDKKYFEILYKRNALLAKKREGSASKEELKQLKIVSKEFKEYRDQLREKDHKSVQQVRKIIEEYQNRGQLFLGGVTMIADDIIGFVKNDLLIYGTTLIIILILVLWIIFRQIIWIILPLIICTLSVISTTGALGLFGWEVTVISSNFISLQLIITISIVLHLIVRYRELTKDYKHASQYKLVINTILSKLNPSFFAIITTVAGFGSLVLSGIEPVKNLGWMMSTGISISLIIAFIVFPAILITMKRVDIKKGSEFKLGVMPKLSIIVERKGKWIFLTSFILVLFSLTGASKLIVENSFINYFKKSTEIYKGMEVIDNQLGGTTPLDVVLTFDTKKEKKPSSKNSDEFSDFEDEFAQNEDDEKYWFTVDKMQAITRVHDYLASIPEIGKVSSLATLLKAGKTLNKGKDLDGFTLALLYEKLPKNYKDLILTPYVNIEYNQARITTRIIDSNQKLRRDELINRINKELPAVINDSTIKFRLSNLMILYNNLLQSLFDSQIKTLGFVVVILFFMFLILFRSWLIAFIGMISNVVPISILFGIMGWLNIPLDIMTITIAAISIGIGVDDTIHYIHRFHDELKKDHDYLNAMRRSHETIGYAMVYTSVAIILGFSILVLSNLIPTIYFGLLTVIVMITVLAADLLLLPRLLIIFKPYKKKHLS; encoded by the coding sequence ATGAAATCGTTTTTTGATAATATTATTTTAAAACATCCTATAAGAATACTTATAGCACTCTTTTTAGGAGTTTCCATTTTAGCTTTTTATGCTACAAAATTAGAAATCGATGCTTCATCAGAAACTCTTCTTTTAGATGATGATAAAGATCTAAAATTTTACAGAGAAGTTCATCAAAGATATCATTCTCCCGATTTTTTACTTGTTACATTTAAACCCGAAGAAGATTTATTATCAAAAAAAAGTTTAAAAACAATAAAAGATATAAGCAATGAATTTGAGAAACTTGACAGAGTAACCAATGTTACTTCAATCTTAACTGTTCCTTTACTTGAATCACCCCTACAAGAGTTAACAAAACTTTTAGACGGGGTTAGAACTTTGGAAAATAGCGAAGTTGATAAAACTTTAGTAAAAAAAGAGTTTTTAAGTTCTGAATTATATAAAAATAGTCTTGTCAGTCCCGATTTTAAAACTACTTCAATAGTGGTTAATTTAAAAGATGATAAAAAATATTTTGAAATACTTTATAAAAGAAATGCACTTTTAGCCAAAAAACGTGAAGGAAGTGCCTCTAAAGAAGAGTTAAAACAATTAAAAATTGTTAGTAAAGAGTTTAAAGAGTATAGAGACCAATTAAGAGAAAAAGATCATAAAAGCGTACAACAAGTAAGAAAAATAATAGAAGAGTATCAAAACAGAGGTCAGCTTTTTCTTGGTGGGGTAACTATGATAGCCGATGATATAATCGGCTTTGTAAAAAATGATTTACTGATTTACGGAACAACATTAATTATTATTTTGATTTTAGTTTTATGGATTATATTCAGACAAATAATCTGGATTATTTTACCTTTGATAATTTGTACTTTATCCGTAATTTCCACAACAGGAGCTTTAGGTCTGTTTGGCTGGGAAGTAACCGTTATATCTTCAAATTTTATATCTTTGCAGCTTATTATAACTATTTCAATAGTACTTCACTTAATAGTAAGATATAGGGAGTTAACAAAAGATTATAAACATGCTTCTCAATATAAGTTGGTTATAAATACGATTTTATCGAAACTAAACCCTTCATTTTTTGCAATCATCACAACTGTTGCAGGTTTCGGCTCTTTGGTTTTATCCGGAATTGAACCTGTTAAAAACTTAGGTTGGATGATGAGTACGGGGATTTCAATATCTTTGATTATTGCATTTATCGTATTTCCGGCTATATTAATTACTATGAAAAGAGTTGATATAAAAAAAGGCTCAGAGTTCAAATTAGGAGTTATGCCAAAACTATCAATAATTGTTGAAAGAAAAGGAAAATGGATATTTTTAACTTCTTTTATTTTAGTTCTCTTTTCATTGACGGGGGCTTCAAAACTTATTGTAGAAAACAGCTTTATCAACTATTTTAAAAAATCTACTGAAATATACAAAGGGATGGAAGTTATTGATAATCAATTAGGAGGAACAACTCCTTTGGATGTAGTTTTAACTTTTGATACAAAAAAAGAGAAAAAACCTTCTTCTAAAAACAGCGATGAATTTTCAGACTTTGAAGATGAATTTGCCCAAAATGAAGATGATGAAAAATATTGGTTTACTGTAGATAAGATGCAAGCTATTACAAGAGTTCACGACTATTTGGCATCTATTCCCGAAATCGGTAAAGTTTCATCATTGGCAACTCTTTTAAAAGCAGGAAAAACATTAAATAAAGGTAAAGATTTAGACGGTTTTACTTTAGCTTTATTGTATGAAAAACTTCCGAAAAATTATAAAGATTTGATTCTTACTCCTTATGTAAATATAGAGTATAATCAAGCAAGAATCACTACAAGAATTATTGATTCCAATCAAAAACTTAGAAGAGATGAATTAATAAATAGAATAAACAAAGAGTTACCTGCCGTAATAAACGATTCTACAATTAAATTTAGATTATCAAATTTGATGATTTTGTATAATAACTTGCTTCAATCTCTTTTTGATTCTCAAATCAAAACTTTGGGCTTTGTTGTTGTAATTCTATTTTTTATGTTTTTGATTCTATTTAGATCATGGTTAATTGCTTTTATAGGAATGATATCAAACGTTGTTCCTATTTCAATACTTTTTGGAATAATGGGATGGTTAAATATTCCTCTTGATATTATGACAATTACTATTGCTGCAATTTCAATAGGTATCGGTGTTGATGACACTATTCACTATATTCATAGATTCCATGACGAGTTGAAAAAAGATCACGATTATCTAAATGCAATGAGAAGATCACATGAAACAATAGGTTATGCAATGGTTTATACCTCAGTTGCAATTATTTTAGGATTTTCTATATTAGTATTGTCTAATCTTATACCGACCATATATTTTGGATTATTAACGGTTATTGTTATGATTACGGTATTAGCTGCCGATTTACTGTTACTTCCAAGACTTTTAATTATATTTAAGCCATATAAGAAAAAACATCTTTCTTAA
- a CDS encoding Tgt2/MlaC family protein: MIKKLILTLLLLVSYSFALTKDEIKPKMSTKIDKVLLILKNDQLQKDQKKEKILSIMNSIFDYSLMSRLSLGRMWSTLQDEQKEKFIKLFTNKLRTSYLDKLDLYTDQFVEILGTEEPKNNRIILKTQIVGKEDKYSIDYKFYRKNDDNWLIYDVNLLGVSIIQTYRQQFAGFLKDKSFEDLMANLSIEPTNTK, translated from the coding sequence GTGATAAAAAAATTAATTTTAACATTACTACTTTTAGTATCATACTCTTTTGCTTTAACAAAAGATGAAATAAAACCTAAAATGAGCACTAAAATAGATAAAGTTTTACTAATTTTAAAAAATGACCAACTTCAAAAAGATCAAAAAAAAGAGAAAATTTTATCTATAATGAATTCAATATTCGATTACTCTTTAATGTCAAGACTCTCATTAGGCAGAATGTGGTCCACATTGCAAGATGAACAAAAAGAGAAATTTATAAAACTTTTTACAAATAAACTTAGAACCTCATATTTAGACAAACTTGATTTGTATACAGATCAGTTTGTTGAAATTTTAGGAACAGAAGAGCCAAAAAACAATAGAATAATTTTAAAAACTCAAATTGTGGGGAAAGAGGATAAATACAGTATTGATTATAAATTCTATAGAAAAAATGATGATAATTGGTTAATTTATGATGTAAATTTACTTGGAGTTAGCATTATCCAAACGTATAGACAACAATTTGCAGGTTTTCTAAAAGATAAAAGTTTTGAAGATTTGATGGCAAATTTATCAATCGAACCTACAAATACTAAATAG
- a CDS encoding MlaA family lipoprotein: MKNSLIVIFITLVIIGFNGCTVTSHYKVNSNLEYEYIPKVERKTYEVFGKEQFIKEIKEEKDFQSFDDEFEAQEQISDPFEGYNRVMTSFNDYFYMNILNPVAEGYAKIIPEDGRVAISNFFSNITFPIRFINNLLQFKFYNALEESERFLINSTFGLLGFMDPATEKLNIEKHDEDFGQTLGYYGFSGGYHIVLPFYGPSNIRDIMGLVADLYVSPINDTGYNDLQYKIPDNPEKSLGITTFEIINRTSLNLGKYENLKKDAIDLYPFFRDIYTQNREKMIKE, from the coding sequence ATGAAAAATTCACTTATTGTAATTTTTATAACATTAGTTATTATCGGGTTTAATGGCTGTACAGTAACAAGTCATTACAAAGTTAATTCTAATTTAGAATATGAATACATACCGAAAGTTGAAAGAAAAACTTATGAAGTTTTCGGTAAAGAACAATTTATAAAAGAGATTAAAGAAGAGAAAGATTTTCAATCTTTTGACGATGAGTTTGAAGCTCAAGAGCAGATTTCAGACCCTTTTGAAGGATACAACAGAGTTATGACTTCTTTTAATGATTACTTTTATATGAATATACTTAACCCTGTAGCAGAAGGTTATGCGAAAATAATTCCCGAAGACGGAAGAGTTGCTATTTCAAACTTTTTTAGCAATATCACTTTCCCCATAAGATTTATTAATAATTTATTACAATTTAAATTTTATAATGCTTTAGAAGAGAGCGAAAGATTTTTGATAAATTCAACCTTTGGATTATTAGGTTTTATGGACCCGGCAACAGAAAAGTTAAATATAGAAAAACATGATGAAGACTTCGGTCAAACTTTAGGTTATTATGGATTTTCAGGCGGTTACCATATTGTATTACCTTTTTACGGACCGTCAAATATAAGAGATATTATGGGATTAGTGGCTGATTTATATGTAAGTCCTATAAATGATACGGGATATAATGATTTACAATATAAAATACCGGATAATCCTGAGAAATCTTTAGGAATAACAACATTTGAAATAATAAACAGAACCTCTTTAAATTTAGGGAAATATGAAAACTTAAAGAAAGATGCTATAGATTTATACCCTTTCTTTAGAGACATATATACTCAAAATAGAGAAAAAATGATTAAGGAATAA
- the pgp3 gene encoding peptidoglycan metallopeptidase Pgp3 gives MKKILLIILSFTAIINALEITPKNVKNANTSLIVLNQKNIQNPKLTFDKHNINFFPYPSKKESYYALIPVSYYKDKKAYRVIVSYFQNNKKIFKGITLNVIDGKYKSETINVPKGKVSLSPKNKKRVEKEYKEAMKIYNTVTPELYLNGAFIKPMNSKITSSFGKKRVYNNTLKSYHSGTDFKAAVGTKVKAVNDGIVVISQNRFYAGNSIVIDHGQGIYSCYFHLSKMNFKVGDRVKKSEIIGLSGSTGRVTGPHLHFAFRINGVQVDPLQAITLLNKNHLY, from the coding sequence ATGAAAAAAATATTACTAATTATATTAAGCTTTACGGCAATTATAAATGCTCTGGAAATCACTCCTAAAAATGTAAAAAATGCTAATACTTCTTTAATAGTTTTAAACCAAAAAAATATTCAAAATCCAAAACTCACTTTTGATAAACATAATATCAACTTTTTTCCATACCCTTCAAAAAAAGAGTCTTATTATGCTTTGATTCCAGTATCTTATTATAAAGATAAAAAAGCTTACAGGGTTATTGTCTCTTATTTTCAAAATAATAAAAAGATTTTTAAAGGAATTACTTTAAATGTAATTGACGGAAAATACAAAAGTGAAACAATAAACGTTCCAAAAGGAAAAGTTTCACTCTCCCCAAAAAATAAAAAAAGAGTTGAAAAAGAGTATAAAGAAGCTATGAAAATTTATAATACCGTTACACCTGAACTTTATTTAAATGGTGCCTTTATAAAACCGATGAATTCAAAAATAACAAGCTCTTTCGGGAAAAAAAGAGTCTATAACAATACTCTTAAATCCTATCACAGCGGTACGGACTTTAAAGCTGCAGTAGGAACAAAAGTCAAAGCAGTAAACGACGGTATCGTGGTTATCTCTCAAAATAGATTTTATGCAGGGAACTCAATAGTAATAGATCACGGTCAAGGTATCTACTCTTGCTATTTTCATTTAAGTAAAATGAATTTTAAAGTAGGAGATAGAGTAAAAAAATCAGAAATTATAGGACTAAGCGGAAGTACAGGAAGAGTTACAGGACCGCATCTGCATTTTGCTTTTAGAATTAACGGTGTTCAAGTAGATCCTCTACAGGCTATCACTTTATTAAATAAAAACCATCTTTATTAA